In Clarias gariepinus isolate MV-2021 ecotype Netherlands chromosome 1, CGAR_prim_01v2, whole genome shotgun sequence, one DNA window encodes the following:
- the sf3b2 gene encoding splicing factor 3B subunit 2 has translation MAADGVAESNLELSSWSVPELQAKLAEIGAPVLGPREELIDRLKSYTMQTGAMLTKPSLVGGDDKTMPTIPGLPPMPPMPSMPLPPGMGVLQAMGMMGGPPPPGIRMSMEPPGVSSGMAQDDPQKMVQRAGQGDSRVMDEQLKEQELLEQQKRAAQLLEHERQQELVKLQQTGPPGTRVPGPGPNLLPPIPPLRVLTTSAPPPPGVSMISQSNQKQRVPPPPGEDAREMWQSDDVGIGPKIPQALEKILQLKEIRQEQLTAAPTEDDDEDTADMDMNSSRPYSDDEDEGTLSKKDKSRRRRNRKKKKKKNQEKNEQAETRKNDAEKDKEKEPEVEIEYVTEEPEIYDPNFIFFKRIFEAFKLTDEVKKEKEKEPEKAEKLEITSYKKKFLEEKKDSDDSDEEAKPDVPKLSKKKLRRMNRLTVAELKQLVARPDVVEMHDVTAQEPKLLVHLKATRNTVPVPRHWCFKRKYLQGKRGIEKPPFELPEFIKRTGIQEMREALQEKEDAKTMKTKMREKVRPKMGKIDIDYQKLHDAFFKWQIKPKLTIHGDLYYEGKEFETRLKEKKPGDLSDELRIALGMPTGPNSHKVPPPWLIAMQRYGPPPSYPNLKIPGLNAPIPENCSFGYHAGGWGKPPVDETGKPLYGDVFGTNAIDFQAKAEEEEVDRTPWGELEPSDEESSEEEEEEESDEDKPDESGFFTPADSGLITPGGFSSVPAGMETPELIELRKKKIEEAMDGNETPQLFTVLPERRTGPVGSAMMASTHIYEMSAAGAARKVAAVTGLGGDSQGVEVALAPEELELDPMAMTQKYEEHVREQQAQVEKEDFSDMVAEHAAKQKQKKRKGQPQDTRAGAKKYKEFKF, from the exons ATCCCAGGTTTGCCCCCCATGCCCCCGATGCCTTCCATGCCTCTGCCTCCAGGCATGGGTGTCCTGCAGGCCATGGGCATGATGGGAGGACCTCCACCACCTGGTATACGCATGAGCATGGAGCCGCCGGGTGTCTCCTCTGGAATGGCGCAGGACGATCCGCAGAAGATGGTCCAGAGAGCTGGTCAG GGagattccagagtgatggatgAGCAGCTAAAGGAGCAGGAGCTTCTCGAGCAACAGAAGAGA GCTGCACAGTTGCTGGAGCATGAGAGACAGCAGGAGCTTGTCAAGCTGCAGCAGACAGGACCACCAGGCACCCGGGTTCCAGGACCTGGACCCAACCTGCTGCCCCCTATTCCTCCTCTCAGAG TCTTGACAACCAGTGCCCCACCACCTCCAGGCGTTTCCATGATATCACAGAGCAATCAGAAGCAGAGAGTACCACCTCCGCCTGGAGAGGACGCCAGAGAG ATGTGGCAGAGCGACGATGTGGGAATCGGGCCGAAGATCCCTCAGGCTCTGGAGAAGATCCTGCAGCTGAAGGAGATCAGACAGGAGCAGCTCACTGCTGCCCCTACAG aagatgatgatgaggacACGGCCGACATGGACATGAACAGCTCTCGTCCATATTCAGACGATGAAGATGAAGGCACCCTTTCTAAAAAGGAT AAAAGCCGCAGACGCAGAAAccggaaaaagaagaagaagaagaatcagGAGAAGAATGAGCAAGCGGAGACGAGAAAGAACGACGCTGAGAAGGACAAAGAGAAGGAGCCTGAGGTGGAGATCGAGTACGTCACAGAGGAGCCGGAGATCTACGACCCCAACTTTATTTTCTTCAAGAGGATCTTCGAAGCGTTTAAA CTGACAGATGAGGtgaagaaggagaaagagaaggagcCGGAGAAGGCTGAGAAGCTGGAGATCACATCGTATAAGAAGAAATTTTTAGAGGAGAAGAAGGACAGCGACGACAGCGATGAG GAAGCCAAACCAGATGTGCCAAAACTCTCCAAGAAGAAGCTAAGAAGGATGAACAGGCTGACTGTAGCTGAGCTCAAAcag CTGGTGGCTCGTCCGGACGTGGTAGAGATGCATGACGTGACGGCGCAGGAGCCCAAGCTGCTGGTGCACCTGAAGGCCACGAGGAACACCGTACCCGTCCCACGCCACTGGTGCTTCAAGAGGAAGTACCTACAGGGTAAAAGGGGTATCGAGAAACCACCCTTCGAGCTGCCTGAGTTCATCAAACGCACCGGCATCCAGGAAATGAGGGAGGCGCTGCAGGAGAAG GAGGATGCTAAAACTATGAAGACCAAAATGCGAGAGAAAGTCCGTCCGAAGATGGGTAAGATCGACATCGACTACCAGAAGCTCCACGACGCCTTCTTCAAGTGGCAAATCAAACCGAAACTCACCATCCACGGAGACCTTTACTATGAG ggtaAAGAGTTTGAGACACGACTGAAGGAGAAGAAGCCAGGAGATCTGTCTGATGAGCTGAGAATCGCTCTGGGCATGCCCACAGGCCCT AACTCCCATAAGGTTCCTCCTCCGTGGCTTATTGCCATGCAGAGATACGGTCCTCCGCCTTCCTACCCTAATCTCAAGATCCCTGGCCTCAACGCCCCCATTCCTGAG AACTGCTCGTTTGGTTATCACGCTGGAGGATGGGGTAAACCTCCCGTAGACGAGACTGGAAAACCTCTTTACGGAGACGTGTTTGGTACCAACGCTATTGACTTCCAG GCCAAagcagaggaggaggaagtAGACCGAACCCCGTGGGGTGAACTCGAACCGTCAGACGAAGAGTCTtcagaagaggaggaagaagaagagagtgACGAGGACAAACCCGACGAGTCCGGTTTCTTCACACCGGCCGACAG CGGTTTAATCACTCCAGGTGGCTTCTCCTCCGTTCCTGCTGGCATGGAGACTCCAGAGCTGATTGAGCTCAGGAAGAAAAAGATTGAAGAGGCGATggatgg AAACGAAACTCCTCAGTTGTTTACGGTGCTGCCAGAGAGACGAACTGGCCCTGTGGGATCGGCCATGATGGCGTCCACACACATCTACGAAATGTCTGCG gcGGGAGCTGCGCGCAAGGTGGCTGCAGTAACCGGGTTGGGAGGAGACTCCCAGGGTGTGGAGGTGGCTCTGGCTCCCGAGGAGCTGGAGCTCGATCCGATGGCTATGACGCAGAAGTACGAGGAGCACGTGCGCGAGCAGCAGGCTCAGGTGGAGAAGGAGGACTTCAGCGACATGGTGGCCGAGCACGCCGCCAAACAGAAG caaaagaaaaggaaaggccaACCCCAGGACACTCGCGCCGGAGCCAAGAAATACAAAGAGTTCAAGTTTTAA